A genomic stretch from Chitinophaga lutea includes:
- the aqpZ gene encoding aquaporin Z, protein MEIKSSTKYFAELIGTFSLVLFGCGAAVVAGVSASGPAGLGLLGISFAFGLAVVVMAYAIGGISGCHINPAITVAMLTAGKIKSGEAVGYIVSQFIGATLAAGVLYLLQSGSPGWELGEYALGSNGWGEGYGGGYNITSAFLAEAVFTFLFLFVIFGTTSKWGNGTMAGLAIGVTLVLVHMVCIPITGTSVNPARSFGPALFAGGKALQQLWLFIVAPLVGGIAAAIVWRVLEKKP, encoded by the coding sequence ATGGAAATCAAATCCTCCACGAAGTACTTTGCCGAATTGATCGGCACTTTTTCATTAGTATTGTTTGGTTGCGGTGCAGCCGTTGTTGCAGGTGTTTCAGCCAGCGGACCGGCCGGCCTGGGCCTCCTGGGCATCTCTTTCGCCTTCGGCCTGGCCGTGGTGGTGATGGCCTACGCCATCGGGGGTATTTCCGGCTGTCACATTAACCCTGCCATCACCGTAGCAATGCTGACGGCCGGTAAAATCAAGTCCGGCGAAGCAGTGGGCTACATTGTTTCCCAATTTATCGGCGCTACCCTCGCAGCCGGGGTATTATACCTGCTGCAATCCGGCAGCCCGGGCTGGGAACTGGGAGAATACGCCCTCGGTTCCAACGGATGGGGCGAAGGTTATGGCGGCGGGTACAATATTACCAGCGCTTTCCTCGCCGAGGCCGTGTTTACATTCCTGTTCCTTTTCGTGATTTTCGGCACCACTTCGAAGTGGGGTAACGGCACCATGGCCGGTCTTGCCATCGGCGTCACCCTGGTATTGGTGCACATGGTGTGCATCCCCATCACCGGTACTTCCGTAAACCCGGCCAGAAGTTTCGGTCCGGCGCTGTTTGCCGGCGGCAAAGCGCTGCAGCAGCTGTGGCTGTTTATTGTCGCCCCGCTCGTGGGAGGCATCGCCGCGGCCATTGTGTGGCGGGTACTGGAGAAAAAACCGTAA
- a CDS encoding TonB-dependent receptor: protein MTCLLLAGLSMQVRAQDYLDKRITIAFSYETIASCLEKLQVKSNINLSYNANEVKKYSINTMSFNETSITGILDALFKNTNLAYRIMPDGVAIFTKLQEQKPKAPDQVIKGQVTGGKDKQPIPGVSVLVKGTFKGVTTDADGNFTLAVPADRHTLVFSAIGMTTKETTITGLQMNIVLEDDPKTLSGVVVVGYGTVKQKDLTGSVSSINPEEMNKLNASNFDVAMVGRAPGVQVVKSSGAPGAVASIRIRGGTSAFGTNEPLYVIDGIPVELGDGYGNDRYITDYSSKISPLSSLNPEDIERIDILKDASSAAIYGSRAANGVVIITTKRGKAGPKPNITAGYNIAFDDFPSTYKLLNAEQYHNVVKQAYGNTTPVTALPERYIAYPGANTDWVKTATRTSSSQNVYLNINGGTNDGNTLYSFSGSITDQQGVIRHSSFKRYNLRTNLETTLFDKIRIGTNINFSALNNNGSSQSQFYSIMQYRPDVPVFQTDGKYGASPDSVTANPYIRTRYLSTIASQSLMTTFFGELELLKGLRFRSSIALNMNRGDNENYTPSYDPFEARNFRTGSRKDNSSNSFSRLFENTLTYLNAFGKHNVNIVGGASFTTLRTRFSFIESTGFQNDDVLNHLGGAASIQKYNSGGTNSGLQSFFLRTNYNWSGKYYVTFTGRVDESTKFGPNYRWAVFPSGALAWRLSEENFLNDVKWVQDLKLRTSYGKTGSANFADFPYASMFETGSFYNNSNGVYTPGIPNPDARWESTYQLDVAVDFNFLRNKIRGSIGYFSKLTKDQVLNRDVIRESGMTTQQFNLGDFSNKGWEFQIGSDVITGKTFSWLTDFNITRYRSKVVSLNGGRYLNMRVGMPIGYFEGYKVAGIFQDKAEIDALNGKSPTGTYQQSKTSPGDFKYEDINGDGVITSADLVRLGQAEPDFYGGWNNILRYRNLELTVFFNFSIGNHLDNVGRKNLLIFTSNTNNYGADILNAWRPDNKGAVLPRVVFGDPNNNKRASDYFIENASFLKLKNIQLSYVLRKPFLRKAYLNNIKAYASVTNLWTITGYKGLDPEVNAAAASTFAQGIDNNVYPQTRTVTLGLNLNF, encoded by the coding sequence ATGACCTGCCTTTTGCTGGCAGGCTTAAGCATGCAGGTGCGCGCACAGGATTACCTGGACAAGCGCATCACTATCGCCTTCAGCTACGAAACGATCGCTTCCTGCCTGGAGAAACTGCAGGTGAAGAGCAACATCAACCTTTCGTACAATGCCAACGAGGTGAAGAAGTATTCCATTAACACCATGAGTTTTAATGAAACCAGCATCACCGGTATCCTCGATGCACTGTTTAAAAACACCAACCTCGCCTACCGGATCATGCCCGACGGCGTGGCCATTTTTACCAAACTGCAGGAACAGAAGCCCAAGGCGCCCGACCAGGTGATCAAAGGACAGGTAACGGGCGGTAAGGACAAACAGCCCATTCCCGGCGTGTCCGTACTGGTGAAGGGCACCTTCAAAGGCGTTACCACGGATGCCGATGGCAACTTCACGCTGGCCGTGCCGGCAGACCGCCACACGCTGGTGTTCTCTGCCATCGGCATGACCACGAAAGAAACCACGATCACCGGCCTGCAGATGAACATCGTGCTGGAAGATGATCCCAAAACGCTCTCCGGCGTGGTGGTAGTAGGTTATGGTACCGTTAAGCAGAAAGACCTGACCGGTTCCGTATCGTCTATCAACCCGGAGGAAATGAATAAACTGAACGCCTCCAATTTCGACGTGGCGATGGTGGGCCGTGCACCCGGCGTGCAGGTGGTGAAGTCTTCGGGCGCTCCCGGGGCGGTAGCCTCCATCCGTATCAGGGGCGGCACTTCAGCATTCGGCACCAACGAACCACTGTATGTGATCGACGGTATCCCGGTTGAGTTGGGAGACGGCTACGGTAACGACCGCTATATCACGGATTACAGCAGCAAAATTTCACCGCTTTCTTCACTGAACCCTGAAGACATTGAGCGGATCGACATTCTGAAAGACGCATCATCCGCGGCCATCTATGGTTCCAGGGCTGCGAACGGCGTGGTGATCATTACCACCAAGCGCGGTAAAGCAGGCCCCAAGCCCAATATTACCGCAGGGTACAATATTGCTTTCGATGATTTCCCTAGTACTTACAAGCTGTTGAATGCGGAGCAGTATCACAATGTGGTAAAGCAGGCATATGGTAACACCACACCGGTGACCGCACTGCCGGAAAGATACATCGCTTACCCGGGGGCCAATACGGATTGGGTGAAAACGGCCACCCGTACGAGCAGTTCGCAGAACGTATATCTCAACATCAACGGCGGAACGAACGATGGCAATACCCTGTATTCTTTCTCAGGAAGCATCACCGACCAGCAGGGTGTTATCCGCCATTCCAGCTTCAAACGGTATAACCTGCGCACAAACCTTGAAACAACGTTGTTTGACAAAATAAGAATAGGTACAAACATCAACTTCAGCGCACTGAATAACAACGGCAGCAGCCAGAGCCAGTTCTACAGCATCATGCAATACCGTCCGGACGTGCCGGTGTTTCAGACAGACGGCAAATATGGCGCTTCACCGGACAGTGTTACCGCCAACCCATACATACGTACCCGTTACCTTTCTACCATCGCCAGCCAGTCGCTGATGACCACTTTCTTTGGAGAGCTGGAACTGTTGAAAGGGCTGCGCTTCAGGAGCAGCATCGCGTTGAATATGAACCGGGGCGACAATGAAAACTATACACCCAGTTATGATCCGTTTGAGGCCCGCAACTTCAGAACGGGATCGCGGAAAGACAACAGCAGCAACTCATTTTCCCGCCTGTTCGAAAATACGCTTACTTATCTGAATGCATTTGGAAAGCACAATGTAAATATCGTAGGCGGTGCGAGCTTTACGACGCTGCGGACCCGTTTCAGTTTCATTGAATCTACCGGGTTCCAGAACGACGATGTGCTGAATCACCTGGGTGGCGCCGCTTCTATCCAGAAATATAACAGTGGCGGTACCAACAGCGGATTGCAGTCCTTTTTCCTGCGGACCAATTATAACTGGAGTGGTAAATATTATGTGACGTTTACCGGCCGTGTGGATGAGTCTACCAAATTCGGCCCCAATTACCGCTGGGCGGTATTCCCTTCCGGAGCGCTCGCATGGCGCCTTTCGGAAGAAAATTTCCTGAACGACGTTAAATGGGTACAGGACCTGAAGCTGCGTACATCCTATGGTAAAACCGGATCCGCCAACTTTGCAGATTTCCCTTATGCCAGTATGTTCGAAACCGGGAGTTTCTACAATAACAGCAATGGTGTGTACACGCCCGGTATTCCCAATCCCGATGCCCGCTGGGAATCTACCTACCAGTTAGATGTGGCGGTAGACTTCAATTTCCTCCGCAATAAAATCCGCGGCTCTATCGGGTACTTCTCCAAACTCACGAAAGACCAGGTATTGAACCGCGACGTAATCCGCGAAAGCGGCATGACCACGCAACAGTTCAACCTGGGAGACTTTTCCAACAAGGGTTGGGAATTCCAGATCGGGAGTGATGTTATTACAGGAAAAACATTTTCATGGCTGACTGATTTTAATATTACCCGTTACCGTAGTAAAGTGGTAAGCCTGAATGGCGGCAGGTATCTGAACATGCGCGTGGGGATGCCTATCGGCTATTTTGAAGGTTACAAGGTAGCCGGTATTTTCCAGGATAAAGCCGAGATTGACGCACTGAACGGAAAATCGCCTACCGGTACCTATCAGCAATCCAAAACATCGCCCGGGGACTTTAAATATGAAGACATCAACGGTGACGGCGTTATCACTTCCGCAGACCTGGTTCGCCTGGGCCAGGCGGAACCTGATTTCTATGGTGGCTGGAATAACATCCTGCGCTATCGTAACCTGGAGCTGACGGTGTTCTTCAATTTCAGCATTGGCAACCACCTCGACAACGTGGGCCGCAAAAACCTGCTGATATTTACAAGCAACACGAATAACTACGGTGCGGATATCCTCAATGCCTGGAGGCCTGATAACAAAGGCGCAGTATTACCGCGTGTGGTATTCGGCGACCCGAATAACAACAAGCGTGCATCGGATTATTTTATTGAAAATGCATCCTTCCTCAAACTTAAAAATATCCAGCTGAGCTACGTGCTGAGGAAACCGTTCCTGCGCAAGGCATATCTCAATAACATCAAGGCATATGCATCGGTCACCAACCTGTGGACCATTACCGGCTACAAAGGGCTGGACCCCGAGGTGAATGCGGCCGCGGCAAGCACTTTTGCGCAGGGGATTGACAATAACGTGTACCCGCAAACCAGAACAGTGACACTCGGTCTTAACCTGAACTTCTAA
- the metE gene encoding 5-methyltetrahydropteroyltriglutamate--homocysteine S-methyltransferase has protein sequence MLKHNLGYPRMGAARQLKKACEQYWQGRIGRSELFVTAKRLQEEHWQLQQQAGMDLIPCNDFSFYDHVLDMSLLLGAVPDRYAPVVTDVPGNAEIDLYFAMARGYQQHGLDITAMEMTKWFDTNYHYIVPEFTANQQFRIISNKVFNAFDAARHTTGTIPKPVLIGPVSYLLLGKEKERGFHRISLLEKLLPVYIEVLQKLQEAGAVWVQLDEPFLAMDLSEAEAAAFRNAYAEIARKCKGLKLMIATYFEGLRDNIQLAVNLPVCCLHLDLTRAPHQLEAVLAAMPPKTSLSLGVVDGRNIWKNDYERSLSHIRKAVAVLGEDRVMIAPGCSLLHSPADLSLETALDPEMRSWMAFAKQKLHEVYELDAIVAGNTALLEANSVAIAGRRTSARIHVPAVKQRTQAITDADAARLSAFPERQRVQTEKLRLPLLPTTTIGSFPQTDEVRQLRAQFRKGAITAEQYDAAIEEVTLSAIRWQEEVGLDVLVHGEFERNDMVEYFGEMLDGFVFTQNGWVQSYGSRCVKPPVIYGDVSRPRDMTVRWTQFAQAQTELPMKAMLTGPVTILQWSFVRDDQPRSETTYQIALAIRDEVQALERAGIGIIQIDEPAIREGLPLRRADREAYLHWAVRAFRVAACGVKDETQIHTHMCYSEFNDIIEHIAAMDADVITIETSRSQMELLEAFAGFRYPNEIGPGVYDIHSPRVPGVEEMTALLRRAAQLLPVRNLWVNPDCGLKTRKWPETKAALENMVAAAREARVLFNENVVV, from the coding sequence ATGCTTAAACACAACCTTGGCTACCCCAGGATGGGAGCCGCACGCCAGCTTAAAAAAGCCTGCGAACAGTACTGGCAGGGCCGCATCGGCCGCAGTGAATTATTTGTAACCGCCAAGCGCCTTCAGGAGGAGCACTGGCAATTGCAACAACAGGCTGGGATGGACCTCATCCCCTGCAACGATTTCAGTTTTTACGATCATGTGCTCGACATGAGCCTTTTGCTGGGCGCCGTACCGGACCGTTATGCCCCCGTGGTAACGGACGTCCCGGGCAACGCGGAGATCGACCTTTATTTTGCCATGGCCAGGGGATACCAGCAGCATGGGCTCGATATCACCGCCATGGAGATGACCAAGTGGTTTGACACGAACTATCATTACATCGTTCCCGAATTCACCGCCAACCAGCAGTTCCGCATCATTTCCAACAAGGTATTCAATGCTTTCGACGCGGCCAGGCATACCACCGGCACCATTCCCAAGCCGGTGCTGATCGGCCCTGTGTCGTATTTGCTGCTGGGCAAGGAAAAGGAACGCGGTTTTCACCGGATATCGCTGCTGGAAAAACTGCTGCCCGTGTACATCGAGGTGTTGCAGAAGCTGCAGGAAGCCGGCGCCGTATGGGTGCAGCTCGACGAGCCCTTCCTGGCGATGGACCTCAGCGAGGCGGAAGCCGCGGCTTTCCGGAACGCCTACGCGGAAATCGCCCGCAAGTGCAAAGGCCTGAAACTGATGATCGCCACCTATTTCGAAGGGTTGCGCGATAATATACAGCTGGCCGTGAACCTGCCGGTATGCTGCCTCCACCTCGACCTGACGCGCGCCCCTCATCAACTCGAAGCCGTACTGGCAGCCATGCCGCCCAAAACGTCGCTGTCTCTAGGCGTGGTAGACGGAAGGAATATCTGGAAGAACGACTACGAACGATCGTTGTCGCATATACGGAAAGCAGTGGCGGTGCTGGGGGAGGACCGGGTGATGATCGCACCGGGTTGTTCGCTGCTGCATTCCCCCGCTGATTTGTCGCTCGAAACCGCCCTTGACCCCGAAATGCGCTCGTGGATGGCGTTTGCCAAACAGAAGTTGCATGAAGTGTATGAGCTCGATGCGATTGTTGCGGGGAATACCGCCCTGCTGGAAGCCAACAGCGTGGCCATTGCCGGCCGCCGCACATCGGCCAGGATTCACGTGCCCGCTGTAAAGCAGCGCACGCAGGCCATTACGGATGCGGACGCCGCCAGGCTGAGCGCTTTCCCGGAAAGGCAGCGGGTGCAAACCGAAAAGCTGCGCCTGCCGCTGCTGCCCACCACTACCATCGGCTCGTTCCCGCAAACCGATGAGGTGCGCCAGCTGCGCGCGCAGTTCCGGAAAGGGGCTATCACGGCCGAACAATACGATGCGGCCATCGAGGAGGTAACCTTGTCGGCTATCCGCTGGCAGGAGGAAGTAGGCCTGGATGTGCTGGTGCACGGAGAGTTTGAGCGGAACGACATGGTGGAGTATTTCGGCGAGATGCTGGACGGTTTTGTGTTTACGCAGAACGGTTGGGTGCAGAGTTATGGCAGCCGCTGCGTGAAACCGCCGGTTATTTACGGCGATGTAAGCCGGCCGCGCGATATGACCGTTCGCTGGACGCAGTTCGCGCAGGCGCAGACGGAGTTGCCCATGAAGGCGATGCTCACCGGTCCCGTAACCATTTTACAATGGTCGTTTGTACGGGACGATCAGCCCCGTTCCGAAACTACTTACCAGATAGCACTCGCCATCCGCGACGAAGTGCAGGCGCTGGAACGTGCCGGTATCGGCATCATCCAGATCGACGAGCCGGCCATCCGCGAAGGCCTGCCCTTGCGCAGGGCGGATCGCGAAGCCTACCTGCACTGGGCCGTACGCGCCTTCCGCGTGGCGGCCTGCGGGGTGAAAGACGAGACACAGATCCATACACATATGTGTTACAGTGAGTTCAACGATATCATCGAGCACATCGCAGCCATGGACGCGGATGTGATCACGATCGAAACCTCCCGTTCGCAGATGGAGCTGCTGGAAGCCTTTGCCGGATTCCGGTACCCCAATGAAATCGGGCCCGGTGTGTACGACATTCACTCCCCGCGTGTGCCCGGTGTGGAAGAAATGACGGCATTGCTCCGCAGGGCGGCACAACTGCTGCCGGTGCGGAATCTTTGGGTGAACCCGGATTGTGGTTTGAAAACGAGGAAATGGCCGGAAACGAAAGCGGCCCTGGAGAACATGGTGGCCGCCGCCAGGGAGGCCAGGGTGTTGTTCAATGAAAATGTGGTGGTGTAA
- a CDS encoding RagB/SusD family nutrient uptake outer membrane protein, with protein MRTVFHKIYLSAGCMVAFGACNLVNVTDVEPVNKIFEENAITTVQKAQSVLYGCYGQLKGVEYLTYFGGDAALLGLTMKPGPSAGTEKAYFDNDVKPDDYHVDNLYTASYKILNNAAHIIDKTSKLVTDDPRKEEIISEARFIRALSHFYLLRRYGQFFKQDSKYGITLRDMPLKEVKAEPRADVKTTYDHILADLAYAAEKGPQMLDTVAGSTPSAKRLAFYATRQAALALKAKVHLYKREYAEAAVAAEAVIKSGKFKLENEYADIFTKKIIGTQEVLFQLPFDDKQDRNNKAFMYRAYYLPSDYYVNLMKTDKRYNAAIAVLLPSGAIRNNKFNGSSFNGQTLTADTEYFLRLDEIYLILAEAKARLGQTDEALKALNAIRRRARMPEISGFSGAALLESIRIEKILELGAESGEDWYDLIRYATEGNLKVSDYKPNVQHENRYILPLPLATVRLSNDVTEQNPGY; from the coding sequence ATGAGAACAGTATTTCATAAAATATATCTGTCGGCTGGTTGCATGGTTGCGTTTGGCGCCTGCAATCTTGTGAACGTAACGGATGTGGAGCCCGTTAATAAAATATTCGAGGAAAATGCCATTACCACTGTCCAGAAAGCGCAAAGCGTTTTATATGGATGTTATGGGCAATTGAAAGGGGTGGAGTACCTCACCTATTTCGGAGGCGATGCCGCCCTGTTGGGGCTTACCATGAAGCCGGGCCCTTCGGCAGGTACGGAAAAGGCATATTTCGACAACGATGTCAAGCCTGATGATTACCATGTAGACAACCTGTATACCGCTTCCTACAAGATACTCAACAACGCGGCCCATATCATTGATAAAACCTCCAAACTCGTAACCGATGATCCCAGGAAAGAAGAGATCATCTCCGAAGCAAGATTTATTCGTGCATTGAGTCACTTTTATCTGTTGCGCCGGTATGGTCAGTTCTTTAAACAGGACTCCAAATATGGTATCACGCTGCGCGACATGCCGTTGAAGGAAGTGAAAGCAGAGCCCCGGGCCGATGTGAAAACAACCTACGATCATATTCTTGCGGATCTGGCTTATGCGGCTGAAAAAGGACCGCAGATGCTCGATACGGTGGCCGGGTCAACGCCCAGCGCCAAAAGGCTTGCCTTTTATGCAACACGTCAGGCCGCGCTGGCCCTAAAGGCGAAGGTGCATTTATATAAACGCGAATATGCCGAAGCGGCCGTTGCTGCGGAAGCCGTGATAAAATCGGGGAAATTTAAACTTGAGAACGAGTACGCGGATATCTTCACGAAAAAGATCATCGGAACACAGGAAGTGCTTTTCCAGCTGCCTTTCGATGATAAACAGGACAGGAATAACAAGGCCTTTATGTACCGTGCCTATTATCTACCGTCCGATTATTATGTGAACCTGATGAAAACGGATAAACGATACAACGCCGCCATCGCCGTGCTGCTGCCCAGCGGCGCTATTCGCAACAACAAGTTCAACGGTTCTTCCTTCAATGGCCAGACGCTGACCGCAGATACCGAATATTTCCTGCGCCTCGATGAAATTTATCTGATTCTGGCAGAAGCCAAAGCTCGTTTGGGCCAGACCGACGAGGCCTTAAAAGCGCTGAACGCCATACGTCGTCGCGCCCGGATGCCGGAGATTTCCGGGTTCAGCGGTGCGGCCCTGTTGGAATCAATCCGCATTGAAAAAATACTGGAGCTCGGAGCGGAAAGCGGTGAAGACTGGTACGATCTCATCCGTTACGCAACCGAAGGCAACCTGAAAGTGTCTGACTATAAACCGAATGTACAGCATGAAAACCGTTACATCCTCCCGCTGCCGCTGGCAACAGTGCGCCTGTCTAACGATGTAACCGAACAAAACCCTGGTTATTAA
- a CDS encoding thioredoxin family protein, giving the protein MNQSLKTLSLSAILSVCIFATAQAQEGIRFNSQGEFKAVLAESEKTGKLIFMDCYTSWCAPCKWMEKNVFVNDSVAAFYNARFVNYKMDMEKGEGPALNKRYGVKVYPTYLFLNGKGEIVHKATSRMEADAFMEEARKALDPKRSFTALEKKFNDGNRSNEVMLEYAIALQHFNRQKADSVGQLLIAQLKDTDLLTATGWKTIQQFTWSETDRLGAYFIRHREAYAKKFGEEPVKKMHERLISSALYGLIRKKDSVAFFTRLAPWKQSPEQELQKKAFQMEAEYYLTSGNVKDFVKLTNEALEGAMKNDDMGLSFVARRCSYMAGKNRQVLEQAYKMAKRAAEIAPGEYSNQSTYAKACQEMGYKEEALKAAEKTYQLALKETSKIQGLAQKLMDEIKAM; this is encoded by the coding sequence ATGAACCAATCATTAAAAACCCTCTCTCTTTCTGCCATCCTGAGCGTTTGCATTTTTGCAACCGCTCAGGCACAGGAAGGCATCCGCTTCAACAGCCAGGGTGAATTCAAAGCCGTACTGGCCGAAAGCGAAAAAACGGGCAAGCTCATCTTTATGGATTGTTACACCTCCTGGTGCGCGCCCTGTAAATGGATGGAAAAAAATGTATTCGTCAACGATAGCGTGGCGGCCTTTTACAACGCCCGCTTCGTGAATTATAAAATGGACATGGAAAAGGGCGAAGGCCCTGCCCTGAACAAGCGCTATGGCGTTAAGGTGTATCCCACCTACCTGTTCCTGAACGGCAAAGGCGAAATAGTGCACAAGGCTACTTCCCGTATGGAAGCCGATGCGTTTATGGAGGAAGCCCGCAAAGCACTCGACCCCAAACGTTCATTTACCGCGCTGGAAAAGAAATTCAACGACGGTAACCGCAGCAATGAAGTGATGCTGGAATACGCCATCGCGCTGCAGCACTTTAACCGGCAAAAGGCGGATTCCGTAGGCCAGTTGCTGATTGCGCAGCTGAAGGATACAGACCTGCTGACAGCGACCGGGTGGAAAACGATCCAGCAGTTTACCTGGAGCGAAACCGACCGTTTGGGCGCTTATTTTATCCGGCACCGCGAAGCGTATGCAAAGAAATTCGGGGAAGAACCGGTGAAGAAGATGCATGAAAGGCTCATCTCCTCCGCGCTCTATGGCCTCATCCGTAAAAAGGACTCGGTAGCTTTCTTTACACGGCTGGCCCCCTGGAAACAATCGCCGGAGCAGGAATTGCAGAAGAAAGCTTTCCAGATGGAAGCGGAATACTACCTCACCAGCGGCAATGTGAAGGACTTTGTGAAACTGACCAACGAAGCCCTGGAAGGTGCCATGAAAAATGACGACATGGGACTTAGTTTCGTGGCCCGCAGATGCAGCTATATGGCTGGTAAAAACAGGCAGGTACTGGAGCAGGCCTATAAAATGGCGAAGCGCGCAGCGGAAATTGCCCCCGGGGAATACAGCAATCAAAGCACCTACGCGAAAGCCTGCCAGGAAATGGGATATAAGGAAGAGGCCCTGAAGGCCGCTGAAAAAACATACCAGCTGGCCCTGAAGGAAACGTCAAAGATACAGGGACTGGCACAGAAACTGATGGATGAAATTAAGGCGATGTAG
- a CDS encoding PQQ-dependent sugar dehydrogenase, with protein sequence MKQSLFILTICSLAACNNAGQKTPAKEDSTALAQEAPAHVDSLPEPYATDTVRNFSKVIGWPDGKKPVAPEGFVVTKFADSLRNPRWLYVLPNGDVLVAEAKKKQNLAKKAEAVISGKARSESGSGSADRITLLRDADLDGKAETRETFLENLHSNFGMLVLGNNFYVANTDALLVFPYEKGKKPAGKGKQILTLPAGGYNNHWTRNIVANADGSKIYVSVGSGSNVGEHGIAYEARRAAILEINPDGSGERIFASGLRNPVGMDWAPGTNTLYTVVNERDNLGDDLVPDYLTSVRDGGFYGWPWYYWGHHEDPRLTSPDSTLKAKSITPDRALGAHTASLGLVFYKGRSFPAKYHNGAFVGQRGSWNRAQLSGYKVVFVPFSNNRPGQPEDFLTGFIANAGASEVYGRPVGLAILPDGSLLVADDAANTIWHVKKQ encoded by the coding sequence ATGAAACAGTCCCTTTTTATACTCACCATATGTTCGCTGGCGGCATGCAACAACGCCGGTCAAAAAACGCCGGCAAAGGAAGACAGTACTGCCCTTGCCCAGGAGGCCCCGGCTCACGTCGATTCGCTGCCCGAGCCGTATGCGACCGACACCGTGAGGAATTTCAGCAAAGTAATAGGCTGGCCCGATGGGAAAAAACCGGTGGCCCCCGAGGGGTTTGTGGTCACGAAGTTTGCCGACAGCCTGCGTAACCCGAGGTGGCTCTACGTACTGCCAAACGGGGACGTGCTGGTGGCCGAAGCCAAAAAGAAACAGAACCTCGCCAAAAAAGCAGAAGCGGTGATCAGCGGTAAAGCCAGGTCTGAAAGCGGCAGCGGCAGTGCCGACCGCATTACCTTGTTGCGGGATGCCGATCTCGATGGCAAGGCGGAAACAAGGGAAACCTTCCTGGAAAACCTGCACTCCAACTTCGGGATGCTGGTGCTGGGCAATAATTTTTACGTCGCCAATACGGACGCCCTGCTGGTGTTCCCGTACGAAAAGGGAAAGAAGCCTGCGGGGAAAGGCAAACAAATCCTCACCCTGCCTGCCGGCGGATATAATAATCACTGGACGCGCAACATCGTGGCGAACGCGGATGGATCCAAAATATATGTAAGTGTAGGCTCCGGCAGTAATGTGGGAGAACACGGCATCGCGTATGAAGCCCGCCGCGCCGCCATTCTTGAAATAAACCCCGACGGCAGCGGGGAGCGCATCTTTGCGTCCGGCTTGCGTAACCCTGTGGGCATGGATTGGGCGCCCGGCACCAATACGCTTTACACCGTGGTAAACGAGCGCGATAACCTGGGAGATGACCTCGTGCCCGACTACCTCACCAGTGTGCGGGATGGCGGCTTTTATGGCTGGCCATGGTATTACTGGGGCCATCATGAAGACCCGCGCCTCACCAGTCCGGATTCTACCCTGAAAGCAAAGTCGATTACGCCTGACCGTGCGCTGGGGGCACATACGGCTTCATTAGGCCTCGTTTTTTACAAGGGCCGGAGTTTCCCTGCCAAATACCACAACGGCGCGTTTGTGGGGCAGAGAGGGTCGTGGAACCGGGCGCAATTATCCGGCTATAAGGTGGTATTCGTGCCTTTCTCCAATAACAGACCCGGCCAGCCGGAAGATTTCCTGACCGGGTTTATCGCCAATGCAGGCGCCAGCGAAGTGTATGGCCGGCCGGTGGGCCTGGCCATTTTACCCGATGGTTCCCTGCTGGTGGCCGATGATGCGGCGAATACGATCTGGCATGTGAAGAAACAGTAA